From a single Paenibacillus sp. FSL R5-0345 genomic region:
- a CDS encoding YlbF family regulator, with amino-acid sequence MSVAELNTVDMAEVLTYAYELGDMINQSAEVSDYLYWKGRVDTNPEIQAMVKRLQAKKELFEETQRFGHFHPNYHSAKDEVSAVEAELEQFEEVVRFKLAEKTLDDILHSMSEAIAFSVSDSIKVPSNDPSPKGGCGSGGKCSCG; translated from the coding sequence ATGAGCGTAGCGGAATTAAATACGGTCGATATGGCTGAAGTGCTGACATACGCCTATGAATTAGGCGATATGATTAATCAATCCGCCGAGGTGTCGGATTACTTATACTGGAAAGGACGGGTTGATACGAACCCGGAAATTCAGGCCATGGTCAAACGACTTCAAGCTAAGAAGGAGTTGTTTGAAGAAACACAACGATTCGGACATTTTCATCCGAACTATCATTCAGCGAAGGATGAGGTTTCAGCAGTAGAAGCGGAACTGGAGCAGTTCGAGGAGGTTGTTCGTTTCAAACTGGCAGAGAAGACACTTGACGACATTCTGCACTCCATGTCGGAAGCGATTGCTTTTTCAGTATCGGATAGCATTAAAGTACCAAGTAATGATCCTTCCCCTAAAGGTGGATGCGGCAGCGGGGGAAAATGCTCCTGCGGATAA
- a CDS encoding YlbG family protein, producing the protein MFAERTGYIIWVSDVKAARNLEKYGTLHYVSRKMHYAVMYVNAERAEEVMKNVRRLSYVRKIERSYRNEIKTEYTSNGPDKSRNYGM; encoded by the coding sequence ATGTTTGCGGAACGGACAGGATACATCATTTGGGTAAGTGACGTTAAAGCGGCACGTAACCTTGAGAAATACGGAACATTACATTATGTTTCTCGGAAAATGCATTACGCAGTGATGTATGTAAATGCAGAACGTGCCGAGGAAGTTATGAAGAATGTCCGCAGACTCTCCTACGTTCGTAAGATCGAAAGATCCTATCGTAACGAAATTAAGACAGAGTATACCAGTAATGGGCCGGACAAGTCCCGTAATTACGGTATGTAA
- a CDS encoding selenium metabolism-associated LysR family transcriptional regulator: MNFHQLHIFYTVSERGSFSAAAQTLHMTQPAVTMQVQALEDYFGTKLFNRSTKKIMLSEAGHTLMPYALRSIQLMRETDQAMSAFTHMLEGRLQLGASLTIGEYVLPRLLGPFGKQYPNISIMMKVMNTSQIMEEILKHQLNFGLIEAPVTHPDMVIEPVMGDELKLIVPHGHPLAEQQEVSLEDVLQHPFVLREQGSGTRRVMEEQLFSKGLDPGAMKIVMELGSTGAVKSAVEAGLGITIISTSSVKHEVALGLLKIVNISDASFKRQFYAIHLKSTLLPISAVTFLTFLREHSNDN; encoded by the coding sequence ATGAACTTTCATCAGTTACATATCTTTTATACGGTCTCAGAACGAGGGAGCTTCTCAGCGGCGGCGCAGACACTACATATGACTCAACCAGCAGTGACCATGCAAGTGCAGGCGCTAGAGGATTATTTTGGAACCAAGCTTTTTAATCGTTCTACCAAAAAAATCATGCTCTCCGAAGCAGGGCATACCCTTATGCCATACGCGCTGCGCAGCATTCAATTGATGCGTGAGACAGATCAAGCGATGTCGGCGTTTACACATATGCTGGAGGGACGTCTGCAGCTTGGGGCAAGCCTTACCATTGGGGAGTATGTGCTGCCGCGGCTGTTAGGTCCTTTTGGAAAGCAATATCCGAACATTTCAATTATGATGAAAGTCATGAATACCTCGCAAATTATGGAGGAAATCCTAAAGCATCAGTTGAATTTCGGTTTAATTGAAGCACCGGTGACACATCCTGATATGGTGATTGAGCCGGTGATGGGGGATGAGCTGAAATTGATTGTACCCCATGGTCATCCACTTGCAGAGCAGCAGGAGGTTTCTCTGGAAGATGTGCTTCAGCACCCTTTCGTATTGCGTGAACAGGGTTCAGGAACGCGGCGTGTGATGGAAGAGCAGCTGTTCTCGAAGGGACTTGATCCGGGAGCCATGAAAATAGTGATGGAGCTTGGTAGCACGGGTGCTGTGAAGTCGGCAGTGGAGGCTGGGCTTGGAATTACAATTATCTCAACTTCTTCTGTTAAGCATGAGGTGGCGCTTGGACTTCTGAAAATCGTGAATATCTCGGATGCCTCTTTTAAAAGACAGTTCTACGCTATTCATTTAAAATCGACACTGCTGCCGATTTCTGCAGTGACATTCTTGACTTTTTTACGTGAGCATTCGAATGATAACTAA